One segment of Pseudomonas sp. FP2196 DNA contains the following:
- the ccoS gene encoding cbb3-type cytochrome oxidase assembly protein CcoS yields MPALYVMIPAALLIVAIAVYIFFWAVDSGQYDDLDGPAHSILFDDQDPNHTAAVDEANASKPDDKAPPHG; encoded by the coding sequence ATGCCAGCTCTCTACGTGATGATTCCGGCCGCGCTGCTGATCGTGGCCATCGCCGTGTACATCTTCTTCTGGGCGGTGGACAGCGGGCAGTACGATGACCTCGACGGCCCGGCCCATAGCATCCTGTTCGACGACCAGGACCCGAACCACACCGCCGCCGTGGACGAAGCCAACGCGAGCAAACCGGACGACAAGGCGCCGCCCCATGGTTGA
- a CDS encoding sulfite exporter TauE/SafE family protein: MVELAPLLVSALILGLLGGGHCLGMCGGLMGALTLAIPKEQRSRRFRLLLAYNLGRILSYATAGLLIGLAGWAVANSPAALFMRVLAGLLLIAMGLYLAGWWSGLTRIESLGRGVWRHIQPVANRLLPVSSLPRALLLGALWGWLPCGLVYSTLLWSASQGNALDSALLMLAFGLGTWPVLLATGLAAERVTALLRKRSVRMAGGVLVILFGIWTLPGPHQHWLMGH; encoded by the coding sequence ATGGTTGAACTGGCGCCACTGCTGGTCTCGGCGCTGATCCTCGGCCTGCTGGGTGGCGGCCACTGCCTGGGGATGTGCGGCGGCTTGATGGGCGCGCTGACGCTGGCGATTCCCAAGGAACAGCGCAGTCGGCGCTTTCGCTTGCTGCTGGCCTACAACCTCGGTCGCATCCTCAGTTATGCCACCGCCGGATTGCTGATCGGCCTCGCGGGTTGGGCGGTGGCCAACAGTCCCGCCGCGCTGTTCATGCGCGTGCTGGCCGGGCTACTGCTGATTGCCATGGGCTTGTATCTGGCCGGCTGGTGGAGCGGCCTGACCCGCATCGAAAGCCTCGGTCGCGGGGTGTGGCGTCATATTCAACCGGTGGCCAATCGCTTGCTGCCGGTGTCGAGCCTGCCTCGCGCATTGCTGCTCGGCGCCTTGTGGGGCTGGTTGCCGTGCGGACTGGTTTACAGCACGTTGCTGTGGTCGGCGAGCCAGGGCAATGCGCTGGACAGTGCGTTGTTGATGTTGGCGTTCGGGCTGGGGACGTGGCCGGTGCTACTCGCGACGGGGCTTGCCGCCGAGCGGGTCACGGCGCTGTTGCGCAAACGCAGCGTGCGCATGGCGGGCGGGGTTTTAGTGATTCTGTTCGGCATCTGGACCCTGCCCGGCCCGCACCAGCATTGGCTGATGGGCCATTAA
- the hemN gene encoding oxygen-independent coproporphyrinogen III oxidase — translation MLDAIRWDTDLIRRYDLAGPRYTSYPTAVQFNSQVGTFDLFHALRDSRKALRPLSLYVHVPFCANICYYCACNKVITKDRGRALPYLQRLEQEIQLIACHLDPAQKVEQLHFGGGTPTFLSHDELRQLMAQLRKHFNLLDDDSGDYGIEIDPREADWSTMGLLRELGFNRVSIGLQDLDPAVQRAVNRLQSLEETRAVIDAARTLQFRSINIDLIYGLPKQTPDNFARTVEEVISLQPDRLSVFNYAHLPERFMPQRRINGNELPSPAQKLEMLQRTIEQLTAAGYRYIGMDHFALPDDELAIAQEEQTLQRNFQGYTTHGHCDLIGLGVSAISQIGDLYCQNSSDLNEYQSTLAAAQLATSRGLVCNADDRLRRAVIQQLICNFSLEFIEIEQQFNIDFQGYFGALWPQLQGMAEDGLITLDSQRIEVLPAGRLLVRSVCMVFDAYLEQQNRQRFSRVI, via the coding sequence ATGCTCGACGCCATTCGTTGGGACACTGATCTGATCCGCCGCTACGACCTGGCGGGGCCGCGTTACACCTCGTATCCGACCGCCGTGCAATTCAACAGCCAGGTCGGCACCTTCGACCTGTTCCATGCCCTGCGCGACAGCCGCAAGGCCCTGCGCCCGTTGTCGCTCTATGTGCATGTGCCGTTCTGCGCAAACATTTGTTACTACTGCGCCTGCAACAAGGTCATCACCAAGGATCGCGGCCGTGCCCTGCCCTATCTGCAACGGCTCGAACAGGAAATCCAGCTGATCGCCTGCCACCTCGACCCGGCGCAGAAAGTCGAACAACTGCACTTCGGCGGCGGTACTCCAACCTTTCTCAGCCACGATGAGCTGCGGCAATTGATGGCGCAGCTGCGCAAGCACTTCAATCTGCTCGATGACGACTCCGGCGATTACGGCATCGAGATCGACCCGCGTGAAGCCGACTGGTCAACCATGGGCCTGCTACGCGAACTGGGTTTCAACCGGGTCAGCATCGGCCTGCAAGACCTTGATCCGGCGGTGCAACGGGCGGTCAATCGCCTGCAAAGCCTGGAAGAAACCCGCGCCGTGATCGACGCCGCGCGCACCCTGCAATTTCGCTCGATCAACATCGACCTGATCTACGGCCTGCCCAAGCAGACCCCGGACAACTTCGCGCGTACGGTGGAAGAAGTCATCAGCCTGCAACCGGATCGGCTTTCGGTGTTCAACTACGCGCACCTGCCGGAACGCTTCATGCCGCAGCGGCGAATCAACGGCAATGAGTTGCCGAGCCCGGCGCAAAAACTGGAAATGCTCCAGCGCACCATCGAGCAACTGACTGCCGCCGGTTACCGCTACATCGGCATGGATCATTTCGCCCTGCCCGACGATGAGTTGGCGATTGCTCAGGAAGAACAAACCCTGCAGCGCAACTTCCAGGGCTACACCACCCACGGTCACTGCGACTTGATTGGTCTGGGCGTGTCGGCGATCAGCCAGATTGGCGACCTTTACTGCCAGAACAGCAGCGATCTCAACGAATACCAGAGCACCCTCGCCGCCGCGCAACTGGCGACCAGCCGTGGCCTGGTGTGCAATGCCGACGATCGCCTGCGCCGGGCGGTGATTCAGCAGTTGATCTGCAACTTCAGCCTGGAATTCATCGAGATCGAACAGCAATTCAACATCGACTTTCAGGGCTATTTCGGTGCTCTGTGGCCACAACTGCAAGGCATGGCAGAGGATGGTCTGATTACGCTGGACAGTCAGCGGATCGAAGTGTTGCCGGCAGGACGACTGCTGGTGCGTTCGGTGTGCATGGTGTTCGATGCGTACCTCGAACAGCAGAACCGCCAGCGCTTCTCGCGGGTGATTTAG